Proteins encoded in a region of the Nitrospira sp. genome:
- a CDS encoding glyoxalase superfamily protein — MGFGKTKPILRIFDEEKAKEFYINFLGFRIDWEHRFEEGLPLYLQISKDDCILHLSEHHGDCCPGAAMRIETNELEAFQKALLAKNHKYAGPRIEEMPWGRDMSVTDPFGNRLTFTSGVSS, encoded by the coding sequence ATGGGTTTTGGAAAAACGAAACCGATCCTTCGGATATTCGACGAAGAGAAAGCGAAGGAGTTCTACATCAATTTCCTGGGCTTCAGAATCGATTGGGAACATCGTTTTGAGGAAGGCTTACCGCTCTATCTGCAAATCTCAAAGGATGACTGCATCCTTCATTTATCAGAGCATCATGGAGACTGTTGCCCCGGCGCCGCGATGAGGATTGAAACGAACGAACTGGAGGCATTCCAAAAGGCTCTCCTCGCAAAGAACCACAAGTACGCCGGACCGAGAATAGAAGAGATGCCGTGGGGCAGGGATATGTCGGTGACTGATCCCTTTGGGAACAGATTGACGTTTACCAGTGGTGTCAGCTCTTAA